A stretch of the Desulfobacter sp. genome encodes the following:
- a CDS encoding P-loop NTPase codes for MIISIASGKGGTGKTTVATNLTASLDRELTLLDCDVEEPNAHLFLNPNITAKDKVNAPVPEVDESLCTYCKKCMEICRFGAIAVAGKKVVTFPELCHSCGGCAIVCPEKAIKEADRSLGFVETGVLDPLDQVKFGRGLLDIGQVMAPPVIKQVRTHQADTCLTIIDAPPGTSCPVIASMKGTDFVVLVTEPTPFGLHDLILAVEAVKLLKIPHGLVINRAGMGNDDVKEYAAKENLPIIMEIPFDKKIAVAYSKGQLLVDALPEYKEKFVSLYEKIKALLSEGRAA; via the coding sequence AAACCACGGTGGCCACAAATTTAACTGCCAGCCTTGACCGGGAACTGACCCTGTTAGACTGTGACGTGGAAGAACCCAATGCCCATCTTTTTTTAAACCCCAATATCACGGCCAAAGACAAGGTCAATGCTCCGGTGCCCGAAGTTGACGAGTCGCTTTGTACCTATTGTAAAAAATGCATGGAAATATGCAGGTTCGGCGCCATTGCCGTGGCCGGCAAAAAAGTTGTTACCTTTCCCGAACTTTGCCACTCCTGCGGCGGATGCGCCATTGTCTGCCCTGAAAAAGCCATTAAAGAGGCAGACCGGTCCCTGGGATTTGTGGAAACCGGGGTGCTTGACCCTTTGGACCAGGTAAAATTCGGCAGGGGCCTTTTAGATATCGGCCAGGTCATGGCCCCCCCTGTGATCAAACAGGTCAGAACCCATCAGGCCGATACGTGCCTGACCATTATTGATGCCCCCCCGGGCACCTCCTGTCCGGTCATTGCCTCCATGAAGGGAACTGATTTTGTGGTTCTGGTCACAGAGCCCACCCCTTTCGGGCTCCACGACCTGATTTTAGCCGTGGAAGCGGTTAAACTCTTGAAAATTCCCCACGGCCTTGTCATTAACCGGGCCGGCATGGGCAACGACGATGTAAAAGAGTATGCGGCCAAGGAAAACCTGCCCATTATCATGGAAATCCCGTTTGATAAAAAAATTGCCGTGGCCTATTCAAAGGGGCAATTATTGGTAGACGCCCTGCCGGAATACAAGGAAAAGTTCGTCTCCTTGTATGAAAAGATCAAAGCGTTGTTAAGTGAAGGGAGGGCTGCCTGA
- a CDS encoding protein phosphatase 2C domain-containing protein — translation MKVDHILEKGSGKINEDRLVMGENLFGVFDGATSLDPELSSKSRADRKTGGSQAASIARDVFARNHHPLTCLGQSANQAIFNRMMDSGVNLDQPEQFWSTSAAVVRLKNNTLEWFQTGDAQILLLGKDGTMEVLADRPDHDYPTLVMLKNSDDKSLSNPTLKTQVLKVRSLMNKRYGVLNGDPKAMEFTLSGTACLDRVKTILLFTDGLALPNPLPKPKKNFDDLAEDFRQLGLKGLHKKIRTIEKQDPNRHKFPRFKCHDDIAAISIDLE, via the coding sequence ATTAAAGTTGACCACATATTGGAAAAAGGATCCGGCAAAATAAATGAAGACCGTCTGGTCATGGGTGAAAACCTGTTCGGGGTCTTTGACGGCGCCACAAGTCTTGATCCGGAATTGTCTTCCAAGAGCCGGGCAGACCGGAAAACCGGAGGCAGTCAGGCCGCCAGCATTGCAAGGGATGTATTTGCCCGAAACCATCATCCCCTGACCTGCCTGGGCCAATCCGCAAACCAAGCCATTTTCAACCGGATGATGGATTCAGGGGTGAACCTGGACCAGCCCGAACAATTCTGGAGCACCAGTGCCGCTGTGGTCAGGCTGAAAAACAACACCCTGGAATGGTTCCAGACCGGAGATGCCCAGATCCTGCTTCTCGGCAAAGACGGAACCATGGAGGTGCTGGCAGACCGCCCGGACCATGATTACCCCACCCTTGTGATGCTTAAAAACTCAGATGACAAGAGCCTGTCCAACCCGACACTCAAAACCCAGGTGCTCAAGGTCAGGTCCCTTATGAATAAACGATACGGGGTACTCAACGGAGATCCCAAGGCCATGGAATTTACCCTGAGCGGCACGGCCTGCCTTGACCGGGTAAAGACCATTTTATTGTTCACCGACGGACTGGCCCTGCCCAATCCATTGCCCAAACCCAAAAAAAACTTTGACGATCTGGCCGAAGATTTCAGGCAACTGGGACTCAAAGGGCTGCACAAAAAAATCAGAACCATTGAAAAACAGGACCCCAACCGCCACAAATTTCCCAGGTTCAAATGCCACGACGATATTGCCGCCATTTCAATTGACCTTGAATAA
- a CDS encoding PocR ligand-binding domain-containing protein — protein sequence MELTDICSLSRWEKLENDIFEKFNFQGSVFNPSGIRITEVKNWSNTLCPAIKATEKGQSYICSMAHMNMTAIAKKTKVQVVEECDAGFSKIVIPIYLGDEFLGVAGGCGLVAQDGEVDTFAVTKITEMDEAKVEDLAKDMPTISKEEMTAAGDFIESQLTLILSESDKGRPSN from the coding sequence ATGGAATTAACAGATATCTGCTCTCTGTCCAGATGGGAAAAATTAGAAAACGACATTTTTGAAAAATTCAACTTCCAAGGCTCTGTATTCAACCCTTCAGGCATACGGATAACCGAGGTCAAAAACTGGAGCAATACCCTTTGCCCTGCCATCAAGGCCACGGAAAAAGGCCAGAGCTATATCTGTTCCATGGCCCATATGAACATGACGGCCATTGCCAAAAAGACAAAGGTCCAGGTGGTTGAAGAATGTGATGCCGGATTTTCCAAGATCGTGATCCCCATCTACCTTGGAGATGAATTTTTAGGGGTGGCCGGAGGCTGCGGCCTGGTTGCTCAGGACGGAGAGGTTGATACCTTTGCCGTGACCAAAATAACGGAAATGGACGAGGCAAAAGTAGAGGACCTGGCAAAGGATATGCCCACAATTTCAAAAGAAGAGATGACAGCGGCGGGTGATTTTATAGAAAGCCAGCTGACCCTTATCCTGTCAGAATCTGACAAAGGACGCCCTTCCAATTAA
- a CDS encoding zinc ribbon domain-containing protein: MPLYDFQCLDCSKTCEILLVSQKDSPVCTHCGSSNLKKLMAAHSSMSGTSRSKFPGPNDTTCCGSAPGEKSGCAGPGSCCGKTF; the protein is encoded by the coding sequence ATGCCTTTGTATGATTTTCAATGTCTTGACTGCAGCAAAACCTGTGAAATTCTTTTGGTTTCCCAGAAGGATAGTCCCGTATGCACCCATTGCGGAAGCAGCAACTTAAAAAAACTTATGGCAGCCCACTCCAGTATGTCCGGAACCAGCAGATCTAAATTTCCGGGTCCCAATGATACCACCTGCTGCGGCTCTGCCCCGGGGGAAAAATCAGGATGTGCAGGTCCAGGCTCCTGTTGCGGAAAAACGTTTTAA
- a CDS encoding 4Fe-4S binding protein has protein sequence MKKKYWKRLRQTSQLACLFVFLMLFRLTEYSGSDKIDLAVNLWFRLDPLVGVCVTLATRTLIVLLWPCVLVLGLTMVFGRWFCGWVCPLGTLTDIAARVIRPKYSPMAFSAWRHLKYGILIFLVLSSVFSVQFLGFFDPFALLVRAMAFSLDPVFNFLVTSGFNQIYLSGPAWLSQLTEPVFDLFKAYLLPHKQSFYYLSLVSFCLLAGILGLEFLGRRFWCRTICPLGALLGLAASTSILKRMPPKTCKGCGLCNTLCPMGSFDKENQFLGQECHLYTNCLAYCPQQITRFRLGPARPVDLSRRKILGAAVMGVTVPVMTRLGAGPGKSDLIRPPGALDERDFLAVCVRCGECMKVCITQGLQPLGLDTGLDAMFTPVLVPRIGHCEFNCTLCSSVCPTQAIKGLSRPEKQAHVMGKAFFDKNRCLPWVDGQDCLVCEEHCPTHNKAILFKAVQIAARSGQTRKLKQPYVIADRCIGCGICEHVCPVPGEAAIRVRGRNTSGGRRAIQGSESDGGYPPGPSLY, from the coding sequence ATGAAAAAAAAATATTGGAAGCGGCTGAGACAAACAAGCCAACTGGCCTGCCTCTTTGTTTTTTTAATGCTCTTTAGGCTTACGGAATATTCAGGTTCAGATAAGATTGATCTGGCCGTTAACCTCTGGTTCAGGCTGGACCCTTTGGTGGGCGTCTGTGTAACCCTGGCCACCCGGACCCTGATTGTTCTGCTCTGGCCCTGTGTTCTGGTTCTGGGCCTGACCATGGTTTTTGGCCGCTGGTTTTGCGGCTGGGTTTGCCCTTTGGGCACCCTGACGGATATTGCGGCCCGGGTGATCCGCCCCAAATATTCGCCCATGGCCTTTTCAGCCTGGCGGCACCTGAAGTACGGAATCCTTATCTTTTTGGTTCTTTCCTCTGTTTTTTCCGTTCAGTTTCTGGGTTTTTTTGACCCTTTTGCCCTCCTGGTCCGGGCCATGGCATTCAGTCTGGACCCTGTGTTTAATTTTCTTGTGACCAGTGGATTTAACCAAATTTATTTGTCCGGGCCGGCCTGGCTCTCTCAGCTGACTGAGCCTGTTTTTGATCTGTTCAAGGCCTATCTTTTGCCCCATAAACAATCTTTTTATTATCTCTCTCTGGTCTCCTTTTGTCTTTTGGCAGGAATTTTGGGTTTGGAGTTTTTGGGCCGGCGGTTCTGGTGCAGAACAATCTGCCCCTTGGGCGCACTTTTAGGTCTGGCCGCCTCCACATCGATTTTAAAACGGATGCCCCCAAAAACGTGCAAAGGGTGCGGCCTTTGCAACACCCTTTGTCCCATGGGTTCCTTTGACAAAGAAAATCAGTTTCTGGGCCAAGAATGTCATTTGTACACCAATTGTCTTGCCTATTGCCCCCAGCAAATCACAAGGTTCCGGCTTGGACCGGCTCGGCCGGTGGATTTGTCCCGGCGGAAAATTCTGGGCGCCGCCGTGATGGGGGTGACCGTTCCTGTGATGACAAGGCTTGGGGCAGGCCCTGGAAAATCAGATCTGATCCGGCCCCCCGGGGCCCTGGATGAGAGGGATTTTCTGGCTGTCTGTGTCAGGTGCGGAGAATGCATGAAGGTTTGCATTACCCAGGGGCTTCAGCCCTTAGGGCTTGATACGGGGCTTGATGCCATGTTTACTCCGGTGCTGGTGCCAAGGATTGGCCATTGCGAGTTCAATTGTACCCTGTGTTCCTCTGTCTGTCCTACCCAGGCCATTAAAGGGCTGTCCCGGCCTGAAAAACAGGCCCATGTCATGGGCAAGGCTTTTTTTGATAAAAACCGCTGCCTTCCCTGGGTTGACGGCCAGGATTGTCTTGTCTGTGAAGAGCATTGTCCCACCCACAACAAAGCCATTCTGTTTAAAGCGGTTCAGATTGCGGCAAGATCAGGGCAGACCCGTAAGCTCAAGCAGCCCTATGTGATAGCGGATCGCTGCATTGGGTGCGGGATCTGTGAACATGTCTGTCCTGTGCCCGGAGAGGCTGCCATACGGGTGAGGGGCAGGAACACTTCGGGGGGCAGAAGGGCAATCCAGGGCTCAGAATCTGATGGCGGATACCCCCCGGGACCATCCCTGTATTGA
- a CDS encoding glutamine amidotransferase — MSVKSNLLVVKAGDSFPDLVKAYGDFEDWIIKGLGQDRDRIQVVNAEKSHPLPDPETIAGAVISGAHAMVTQDLDWSLALEAWTREMVAARVPLLGICYGHQIIAKAMGGRVDFHPRGSEVGTRRIHCLPAAKKDVLFRELPENFMVHLFHSQSVTHLPAAAEVLAKNDFDPYQAFCIKKTAWGVQFHPEADAAVTRGYIENLTPDLEKEGQNPNQLIDTLGQTPYAAALLKRFGDLVMDDQCRLRVQS, encoded by the coding sequence ATGAGCGTAAAGTCAAATTTGCTGGTGGTCAAGGCCGGGGACAGCTTTCCTGATCTGGTCAAGGCGTATGGGGACTTTGAAGACTGGATCATCAAGGGGCTTGGCCAGGACAGGGACCGGATCCAGGTGGTTAACGCAGAAAAGTCTCATCCCCTGCCTGATCCTGAGACCATTGCAGGGGCGGTTATCTCAGGGGCCCATGCCATGGTTACCCAGGACCTGGATTGGAGCCTTGCCCTGGAGGCCTGGACCCGGGAAATGGTGGCGGCCAGGGTTCCGCTGCTGGGTATTTGTTACGGCCACCAGATTATTGCCAAAGCCATGGGCGGCAGGGTGGATTTCCATCCCCGGGGCAGTGAGGTCGGCACCAGACGGATCCATTGTCTGCCTGCTGCAAAAAAAGATGTCCTGTTCAGGGAGTTGCCTGAAAATTTCATGGTTCATCTTTTTCATTCCCAATCCGTGACTCATTTGCCGGCCGCAGCCGAGGTCCTGGCCAAAAATGATTTTGACCCATACCAGGCCTTTTGCATCAAAAAAACGGCCTGGGGAGTTCAATTTCATCCCGAGGCAGATGCCGCAGTGACCCGGGGATATATTGAAAATTTAACACCCGATCTGGAAAAAGAGGGTCAGAACCCGAACCAATTGATTGACACCCTTGGACAAACCCCCTATGCCGCTGCCCTGCTCAAGCGTTTCGGGGACCTTGTCATGGACGATCAATGCCGGTTGAGGGTCCAGTCATAG
- a CDS encoding P-loop NTPase — protein MKELVILSGKGGTGKTSVTAAFASLAQNMMLCDADVDAADLHLIMSPDIQETHDFSGGNEAIINPEACVGCGLCLELCRFDAVSQVPGEEVFTVDPIDCEGCGVCVDLCPEKAIDFPTKICGQWFDSKTRFGDMIHARLGIAEENSGRLVALVRDEARKRVMKQHLDLLLTDGPPGIGCPVIASIGHANAVLIVAEPTVSGIHDMERVAQLAAHFKIAAMVCVNKYDLNPDQADAIEAIAKEKNLEMVGRIPFDPAFTQAMIQGKSIVETHGDSPAGTAIKEIWKRVIANPAMTLDRLC, from the coding sequence ATGAAAGAACTTGTTATTTTAAGTGGAAAGGGCGGTACCGGTAAAACAAGTGTAACAGCGGCATTTGCCAGTCTTGCCCAGAATATGATGCTCTGTGATGCAGATGTGGACGCAGCCGATCTTCATTTGATCATGTCACCTGATATCCAGGAAACCCATGATTTTTCAGGGGGAAATGAGGCCATCATCAATCCTGAGGCCTGTGTCGGATGCGGTCTCTGCCTTGAGCTTTGCAGGTTTGATGCCGTAAGCCAGGTGCCTGGCGAAGAGGTCTTTACCGTTGATCCCATCGACTGTGAAGGCTGCGGGGTCTGTGTGGACCTCTGTCCTGAAAAGGCCATTGATTTTCCCACCAAGATCTGCGGCCAGTGGTTTGATTCAAAGACCCGGTTCGGGGATATGATTCACGCCCGTTTAGGCATTGCAGAAGAAAATTCCGGACGCCTGGTGGCCCTGGTCAGGGACGAGGCCAGAAAAAGGGTAATGAAACAGCATTTAGACCTGCTGCTCACAGACGGCCCTCCCGGCATCGGCTGCCCTGTCATTGCCTCCATCGGACATGCCAATGCCGTTTTGATCGTGGCAGAGCCCACGGTATCGGGCATTCATGACATGGAGCGGGTGGCTCAACTGGCCGCTCATTTTAAAATTGCAGCCATGGTCTGCGTGAACAAATATGACCTGAATCCGGACCAGGCAGACGCCATTGAAGCCATTGCCAAAGAAAAAAATCTGGAAATGGTGGGAAGAATCCCCTTTGACCCGGCATTTACCCAGGCCATGATCCAGGGGAAATCCATTGTGGAGACCCATGGAGACTCACCGGCCGGAACGGCCATCAAAGAAATATGGAAGAGGGTGATTGCAAATCCGGCCATGACGCTGGACCGGCTTTGCTGA
- a CDS encoding NifB/NifX family molybdenum-iron cluster-binding protein yields the protein MKIAITSQGQDLDAQVDPRFGRAAYIIVVDTESLEFEVIDNEENKNAFKGAGIQAAASISDHGAKVLLTGFCGPNAYKTLAAAEVKVANDAKGTIREVIEDFKADKFEYADQANAEGHW from the coding sequence ATGAAAATAGCTATCACATCCCAGGGCCAGGACCTGGACGCCCAGGTAGACCCCAGGTTTGGACGGGCCGCCTATATCATTGTGGTGGATACCGAAAGCCTCGAATTTGAAGTCATAGACAATGAAGAGAATAAAAATGCCTTCAAAGGTGCCGGTATCCAGGCGGCAGCATCCATCAGCGACCATGGTGCAAAAGTGCTGCTCACCGGTTTTTGCGGACCCAATGCCTATAAAACCCTGGCAGCTGCAGAGGTAAAAGTGGCCAATGATGCAAAGGGAACGATCAGAGAGGTCATTGAAGACTTTAAAGCAGACAAATTTGAATATGCCGACCAAGCCAACGCAGAGGGTCACTGGTAA
- a CDS encoding NifB/NifX family molybdenum-iron cluster-binding protein, producing the protein MENGRIAIPSNGEGGLNGTRAGHFGHCDVFTFVDVKDGEIEKVTTLPNQEHVQGGCMVPVNLLAEHRVNALIVGGIGMRPLMGFRQVGIDVFHDDQRPDIEPVVMDLIQGKLTEIRNDQVCGGGQ; encoded by the coding sequence ATGGAAAACGGTAGAATTGCAATCCCCTCAAACGGAGAAGGGGGCCTTAACGGAACCCGGGCAGGCCATTTCGGACACTGCGATGTATTTACATTCGTGGATGTCAAAGATGGAGAAATTGAAAAAGTCACCACCCTGCCCAACCAAGAGCACGTACAGGGCGGTTGCATGGTTCCTGTCAACCTGCTGGCCGAACACCGGGTCAACGCTCTGATCGTGGGCGGTATCGGCATGCGTCCCCTCATGGGATTCCGCCAGGTCGGCATTGATGTATTCCACGATGACCAGCGCCCGGACATCGAGCCTGTGGTCATGGACCTGATCCAGGGCAAGCTCACTGAAATCCGTAATGACCAGGTCTGCGGCGGCGGTCAATAA
- a CDS encoding CbiX/SirB N-terminal domain-containing protein — protein MKVLVVAAHGSRKKESVAEVAAFVEKLAAKASPLFDRVVHGFLQFSDPLLPEVIETQVSCGASQIVVFPFFISAGSHILNDMPELVNAVAQAYPEVDFCLTRHLGAMASVEDLILDEMVSYLDKGTAK, from the coding sequence TTGAAAGTCCTTGTTGTGGCCGCCCATGGCAGCCGGAAAAAAGAGTCAGTTGCAGAAGTGGCCGCCTTTGTCGAAAAATTGGCTGCCAAGGCCTCACCTTTGTTTGACCGGGTGGTGCACGGTTTTTTACAATTTTCCGATCCCCTGCTGCCCGAGGTGATAGAGACCCAGGTCTCCTGTGGGGCCAGCCAGATTGTGGTTTTTCCCTTTTTTATTTCAGCGGGCAGCCATATTCTCAACGATATGCCCGAGCTGGTCAACGCCGTGGCTCAGGCCTATCCCGAGGTTGATTTCTGCCTGACCCGCCATTTGGGGGCCATGGCCTCTGTTGAGGATCTGATTCTGGACGAAATGGTCTCCTACCTGGATAAAGGAACAGCCAAATGA
- a CDS encoding DUF547 domain-containing protein, whose product MKLKIIFLFMVIFIGGQDPGLALGVDNQIYETLLSHHVKNNRVDYDGFKKDEALLDQYLAVLSAVDPKALDPDHELAFYINTYNAFTIKLVLTRYPEINSIKEISSFFSSPWSKKFIPINGWTVSLDHIEHKVLRPEFKDPRIHFAINCASKSCPPLFNRPFEGDEIHTQLDLVTQTFINTPKTTFVKDNTLYLSKLFDWFETDFNNNVLGFVRRFAQEPLKSELDRAGSKIKISYLYYDWTLNRH is encoded by the coding sequence ATGAAATTAAAAATAATATTCTTGTTCATGGTGATTTTTATCGGTGGCCAGGACCCAGGCCTGGCCCTGGGGGTGGACAATCAAATTTACGAAACCTTGTTGAGCCACCACGTTAAAAACAACCGGGTCGACTATGACGGGTTTAAAAAAGATGAGGCCCTATTAGATCAATACCTTGCCGTCTTAAGTGCGGTTGATCCAAAAGCCCTGGACCCGGACCATGAACTGGCCTTTTATATCAACACCTACAATGCCTTTACCATCAAGCTGGTTCTGACACGCTACCCCGAAATCAACTCCATCAAGGAGATCTCTTCTTTTTTTTCAAGTCCCTGGAGCAAAAAATTCATTCCCATCAACGGCTGGACCGTCTCCCTGGACCATATTGAGCACAAGGTGCTAAGACCCGAATTCAAGGATCCCAGGATCCATTTTGCCATTAATTGCGCATCCAAAAGCTGCCCGCCCCTGTTCAACCGGCCCTTTGAAGGGGATGAGATTCACACCCAGCTTGACCTTGTCACCCAAACCTTTATCAACACGCCTAAAACCACTTTTGTCAAAGACAATACCCTGTATCTGAGTAAACTCTTTGACTGGTTTGAAACGGATTTCAACAATAATGTGCTGGGATTTGTCCGCAGATTTGCCCAAGAGCCCCTTAAATCAGAACTGGACCGGGCAGGCAGCAAAATCAAAATCTCCTACCTTTACTATGACTGGACCCTCAACCGGCATTGA
- a CDS encoding RNA methyltransferase gives MRGVCQKELAALPQRLEPLLPAGADISNTSLVPGGISFVTRLSTACLANLFLGSPTRILMRVASFKADQFSLIEKKIKAVDWELFLPEHTRLDIKVSTKKSRLFHSDAIADRCLPLILDRISGNQTPKAPYSQTLMIRADHDRFELSLDMSGIPLFKRGIKQRVVQAPLRETLAFAVLKALDFSRDDILVDPMCGSGTFSLEGAMIQSALPPGFFRHFAFEAWPGFGPKGFAHVLSKIKHKIILTDGPSIFASDIDRTAVENLNAVAHTHKALERIQAAPQDFFQIIPPKTKRGKGVVVLNPPYGRRLCKGLDMKLFFKEIGQKLAKDFSGWRAGIILPDRHSAAALNLPLTPMPIFHGGLDLYAGIGKIP, from the coding sequence ATGAGGGGGGTCTGCCAAAAGGAATTGGCAGCGTTGCCCCAAAGACTTGAACCGCTCTTACCCGCGGGTGCAGACATCTCAAACACCAGCCTGGTTCCCGGGGGAATCTCTTTTGTCACCCGGTTGTCCACCGCCTGTCTGGCCAATCTTTTCCTCGGCAGCCCCACCCGGATCCTCATGCGGGTGGCCAGCTTCAAGGCAGACCAGTTTTCCCTTATAGAAAAAAAAATCAAGGCCGTTGACTGGGAGCTGTTCCTGCCCGAACATACCCGTCTGGACATAAAGGTCTCCACAAAAAAATCAAGACTGTTTCATTCTGATGCCATTGCAGATCGGTGCCTGCCCTTGATTCTGGACCGGATTTCAGGCAACCAAACCCCAAAAGCGCCTTATTCCCAGACCCTGATGATCAGGGCGGACCATGATCGGTTTGAACTTTCCCTGGACATGTCAGGCATCCCCTTGTTCAAACGGGGAATCAAACAAAGGGTGGTCCAGGCCCCGTTGCGGGAAACCCTGGCCTTTGCCGTTTTAAAGGCCTTGGATTTTTCCCGGGATGATATTCTAGTGGATCCCATGTGCGGATCAGGCACCTTTTCCCTGGAAGGAGCCATGATTCAATCGGCCCTGCCCCCGGGGTTTTTCCGGCATTTTGCCTTTGAGGCCTGGCCCGGGTTTGGCCCCAAGGGGTTTGCCCATGTTTTATCAAAGATTAAACACAAGATCATCCTGACCGACGGCCCGAGTATCTTTGCCTCAGACATTGATCGAACAGCTGTTGAGAATTTAAACGCCGTAGCTCACACCCACAAGGCCCTGGAAAGAATCCAGGCTGCACCGCAGGATTTTTTCCAGATCATCCCGCCCAAAACTAAGAGAGGCAAAGGCGTGGTGGTTCTAAACCCGCCCTATGGCCGCAGGCTATGCAAAGGCCTTGACATGAAACTTTTTTTCAAAGAAATCGGGCAGAAACTGGCCAAAGATTTTTCAGGATGGCGGGCCGGCATTATCCTGCCGGACAGGCATTCGGCTGCGGCCTTAAATCTTCCCCTGACTCCCATGCCCATTTTCCACGGCGGTTTGGATCTTTATGCGGGCATAGGAAAAATCCCCTAA